The DNA region ATATCGCAAGAATGGCTGAAGTCAGCCAGGCCACGGTGAGCCGGGTGCTCGCCGGGGATGAGCGTGTCGAACCCGATACCCGCACCCGTGTCCTGGCCGTTATGCAAACGGCCAATTACCGGCCGGATGTCCGCGCCCAGTCCCTCCGCAAAAAGCGCACGCAACTCATAGGGATCGTGCTCAAGCGCGAGTCGGGCGACATCTCAGACGACCCGTTCGTTTCTGCCCTCATCACCGAAATCACGCAGTCGCTTGCGGACACCGGATACCACCTGTGTATCGACGTCGCTTCTTCTTCAGACCATCAAAGCCGGGTTTATGACGACCTCTTGCGAACTCGCCGGGTCGATGGCTTGGTCTTGCTGGAGCCTGAATCTGATGACCCCCGTCTGGCCAGGCTAAATTCGGACAAATTCCCGTTCGTCGTGATCGGCAACCCACGGGTGGCCGCCTGGCACAGTGTGGACAACGACAACGTAATGGCCGGGCGGATGGCCACGCTCCACCTGATTGATGAGGGGCACCGGGACATCATGTTCCTCAGCGGTCCCCAAGGGGTCGCCGTTTCGCAGGATCGGATCACCGGTTACGAAATGGCCATGCGCCAACACAACCTTTCTCCACGGGTTGTCACCAGCAACTTTGGCCATGAG from Armatimonadota bacterium includes:
- a CDS encoding LacI family DNA-binding transcriptional regulator, translated to MAEVSQATVSRVLAGDERVEPDTRTRVLAVMQTANYRPDVRAQSLRKKRTQLIGIVLKRESGDISDDPFVSALITEITQSLADTGYHLCIDVASSSDHQSRVYDDLLRTRRVDGLVLLEPESDDPRLARLNSDKFPFVVIGNPRVAAWHSVDNDNVMAGRMATLHLIDEGHRDIMFLSGPQGVAVSQDRITGYEMAMRQHNLSPRVVTSNFGHEAAYCQTTEIIDSGRMPEAMLVMDDYMATGVIRACVQHQIQIPGDLALASFNNSMVCQLLPHGLTSVNMNLPILIAQAVKKLIHLIEAKDAVEPSRYVVPCELVVRGSSRRRAHLS